A part of Nitrospira sp. genomic DNA contains:
- a CDS encoding Rrf2 family transcriptional regulator: MKFSKKSEYGLRALLELCETYGGRVLQRHEIAERQNIPVEFLEQILLALKRAGLLASRRGIRGGYSLIKSPEEITLGQVIRILDGPLAPISCVSKTAYQKCADCPYAAKPSCPLQQAMGEVRDAIANILDHYTLSRFAHTKLAEGS, encoded by the coding sequence ATGAAGTTCTCCAAGAAGAGTGAATACGGGCTTCGGGCGCTCCTCGAGCTCTGCGAGACCTATGGAGGCCGCGTGCTTCAGCGCCATGAGATTGCCGAGCGGCAGAACATCCCCGTGGAGTTTCTCGAGCAGATTCTGCTGGCACTCAAACGCGCCGGGCTGCTGGCGAGCCGGCGCGGCATTCGCGGCGGGTATTCGCTGATCAAGTCTCCGGAAGAGATCACGCTCGGTCAGGTCATCCGTATCCTGGACGGCCCGCTGGCGCCGATCAGCTGTGTGAGCAAAACCGCCTATCAAAAATGTGCCGACTGTCCCTATGCCGCCAAACCCTCCTGCCCGTTACAGCAGGCCATGGGGGAAGTGCGCGATGCCATTGCCAATATTCTCGACCATTACACCTTAAGTCGCTTTGCCCATACCAAACTGGCGGAAGGATCCTGA
- a CDS encoding pyruvate, phosphate dikinase, translating to MAKKYVYYFGDGKAEGKGNMKELLGGKGAGLAEMTNLKVSVPPGFTISTEACVEYYKRGKAYPPGMMDEALHALKKIERSMKAGFGDPDSPLLVSVRSGARASMPGMMDTVLNVGLTTKTVHGLALKTKNERFAQDSYRRFIGMFGSIVMGINREHFEDILKHKKRDLGVTQDTHLDAKALKELVVSFKELVKEETKRDFPDDPLEQLRMAINAVFSSWYGARAVTYRRLYNIPETWGTAVNVVAMVFGNMGETSGTGVAFTRDPATGQRQFFGECLTNAQGEDVVAGIRTPLPVNQLEKFMPQAYKDLETTYKKLERHYRDMLDLEFTIQEGKLYMLQTRVGKRTGVAAVRIAVDMVKEGLISKKEALQRIGPDQLAQYLYPIFDAKEESQCTPLGKGLPAGPGAAAGKIALTADRAVEMKAAGNRVVLVRQETSPDDIHGMNAALGFLTARGGMTSHAAVVARQMGKVCVAGCEAIEVVDSQTVRIGSQTFREGDYLSVNGSTGNVYGGDIPVVESEVIQVLQGKMEASASEKYQMFESVLKWADGVRKLKVRANADVPDQARIARSFGAEGIGLCRTEHMFFAEDRIQIMQKMILARKREEREMYLDQLLPLQKQDFIGLYREMKGYPVTIRLLDPPLHEFLPKREELMVEIAQLELTSGSPTVLEEKKRLLARVEELHEFNPMLGLRGCRLGITMPEITKMQARAIIEAACELAKEGTKIVPEIMIPLVGMVSEMKAQKDLVREVATDTMKQYGVKLSYLVGTMIELPRAAVTADRIAEEAEFFSFGTNDLTQTTFGFSRDDAAKFIDFYKTANILESDPFAVLDREGVGSLMRTAITGGRKTRPTIKLGICGEHGGDPSSVEFCHLLGLDYVSCSPYRVGIARLAAAQAALAEAENEKPKAAKSKPKAAKPRAVKSAMKAAKPVPAKKRPAAKRTVRSPKRTKR from the coding sequence GTGGCCAAGAAATACGTCTATTACTTCGGAGATGGAAAAGCCGAGGGCAAAGGCAACATGAAGGAATTGCTCGGCGGCAAGGGCGCCGGCCTCGCCGAGATGACCAATCTCAAGGTATCCGTGCCTCCCGGGTTTACGATCTCCACCGAGGCCTGCGTTGAATACTACAAGCGGGGCAAAGCCTATCCTCCCGGCATGATGGACGAGGCGTTGCACGCCCTCAAGAAGATCGAGCGGTCGATGAAGGCCGGCTTCGGCGATCCTGACAGCCCCCTCTTGGTTTCTGTTCGCTCAGGCGCGCGTGCCTCCATGCCTGGCATGATGGATACCGTGTTGAACGTGGGATTGACCACCAAGACCGTGCATGGCTTGGCGCTCAAGACCAAGAACGAACGGTTCGCGCAGGACAGTTATCGCCGCTTCATCGGCATGTTCGGCAGCATCGTCATGGGCATCAATCGAGAACATTTCGAGGACATCCTCAAACATAAAAAGCGCGATCTCGGGGTGACGCAGGATACGCATCTCGATGCGAAGGCACTCAAGGAACTCGTCGTCAGTTTCAAGGAACTCGTTAAAGAGGAAACCAAGCGCGATTTTCCGGATGACCCGCTCGAACAACTGCGTATGGCGATCAATGCAGTGTTCTCCTCCTGGTACGGCGCTCGGGCGGTGACCTATCGTCGCCTCTACAATATTCCTGAAACCTGGGGCACGGCGGTGAACGTGGTCGCCATGGTGTTCGGCAACATGGGCGAGACCAGCGGCACCGGCGTGGCCTTTACGCGCGATCCGGCGACCGGTCAGCGGCAATTCTTCGGCGAATGTTTGACGAACGCGCAGGGAGAGGATGTCGTCGCCGGCATCCGGACTCCGTTGCCGGTCAATCAGCTCGAAAAGTTCATGCCGCAGGCCTACAAAGATTTGGAAACGACCTATAAGAAACTGGAACGGCACTACCGCGACATGCTCGACCTGGAGTTCACCATTCAGGAGGGCAAGTTGTACATGTTGCAAACCCGCGTCGGGAAACGGACCGGCGTGGCTGCGGTCCGGATTGCGGTTGATATGGTGAAGGAAGGGCTGATCTCGAAAAAAGAAGCCCTCCAGCGGATCGGGCCCGATCAGTTGGCGCAGTACCTCTATCCGATTTTCGATGCGAAGGAAGAATCGCAGTGTACGCCGCTCGGGAAAGGCTTGCCCGCGGGACCTGGCGCCGCGGCCGGAAAAATCGCGTTGACGGCCGATCGTGCGGTTGAAATGAAAGCTGCCGGCAACCGCGTCGTGCTGGTACGGCAGGAAACTAGTCCGGATGATATTCACGGCATGAACGCCGCCTTGGGATTCCTGACCGCGCGTGGCGGCATGACGTCTCACGCGGCCGTCGTGGCCCGGCAGATGGGCAAAGTCTGTGTGGCCGGTTGCGAGGCCATTGAGGTGGTGGACAGTCAGACGGTGCGTATCGGCAGCCAGACGTTTCGCGAAGGAGACTATCTGTCCGTCAACGGCTCGACCGGCAACGTATACGGCGGCGACATCCCCGTGGTGGAGTCCGAGGTCATCCAGGTACTGCAGGGGAAAATGGAGGCGTCGGCCTCGGAGAAATATCAGATGTTTGAATCGGTCCTGAAGTGGGCCGACGGCGTGCGCAAGCTGAAGGTCCGGGCAAATGCGGATGTGCCGGATCAAGCTCGCATTGCGCGGAGCTTCGGCGCTGAAGGTATCGGGCTGTGCCGGACCGAGCACATGTTCTTTGCCGAGGATCGTATCCAGATCATGCAGAAGATGATCCTCGCGCGGAAACGCGAAGAGCGGGAGATGTACCTGGATCAGCTGCTGCCATTGCAGAAGCAAGACTTCATTGGGCTGTATCGCGAGATGAAAGGGTACCCGGTCACAATCCGGTTGCTCGATCCGCCGCTGCATGAGTTTCTCCCGAAGCGTGAGGAGCTGATGGTCGAAATCGCGCAACTCGAATTGACCAGCGGTTCACCGACCGTGCTTGAAGAGAAGAAGCGGTTGCTGGCCCGTGTGGAAGAACTGCATGAGTTCAACCCCATGCTGGGTCTGCGCGGCTGTCGCCTTGGTATCACGATGCCGGAAATCACCAAGATGCAGGCGCGTGCGATCATCGAAGCGGCGTGTGAATTGGCAAAAGAAGGCACCAAGATCGTGCCGGAGATCATGATTCCCCTCGTCGGCATGGTCTCGGAAATGAAGGCGCAGAAGGATCTTGTGCGTGAAGTCGCCACGGACACGATGAAGCAGTATGGCGTGAAGTTGTCTTATCTCGTCGGCACCATGATCGAGCTGCCGCGCGCTGCTGTGACGGCCGATCGTATCGCGGAGGAGGCGGAGTTCTTCTCCTTCGGCACCAACGACCTGACCCAAACCACGTTCGGTTTCTCCCGCGATGACGCGGCCAAGTTTATCGATTTCTACAAGACGGCCAATATTCTCGAGAGCGACCCGTTCGCGGTGTTGGATCGGGAAGGCGTCGGGTCCCTCATGCGTACCGCGATCACCGGCGGCCGCAAGACCAGACCCACGATCAAGCTGGGCATTTGCGGTGAGCACGGAGGTGACCCTAGCTCCGTCGAGTTCTGTCATCTCCTGGGGTTGGATTACGTGAGTTGCTCGCCCTATCGGGTCGGTATTGCACGGTTGGCTGCTGCACAGGCGGCGTTGGCGGAAGCCGAGAACGAGAAGCCGAAGGCGGCGAAGAGCAAGCCGAAGGCCGCGAAGCCGAGGGCGGTCAAGTCTGCCATGAAGGCTGCAAAGCCTGTGCCGGCCAAGAAGCGGCCTGCCGCCAAGCGCACGGTGCGGAGCCCCAAGCGTACGAAACGGTGA
- a CDS encoding glycine--tRNA ligase subunit alpha, with protein MNFQDLILTLHRFWADRGCVVHQPYDLEMGAGTFHPATFLRSLGPEPWRAAYPQACRRPTDGRYGENPNRMQHYYQYQVVLKPAPDDIQGLYLESLKQLGIDPKKHDIRFVQDDWESPTLGAWGLGWEVRLDGMEITQFTYFQEIGGIPLNPITGEITYGTERIAMYLQQVDNVYDLQWTDGVTYGDVHHRSEVEFSRYNFEEGEVPMLMATFQAFEGECQRLLDKKLTLPAYDYCIKTSHMFNLLDARGAISVTERTSYIARVRALARRCAESYVADREAMGHPLIKQPARTGKGATNRSPVTTK; from the coding sequence GTGAATTTCCAAGACCTCATTCTGACTCTGCATCGCTTCTGGGCCGACCGGGGCTGTGTTGTTCATCAACCGTATGACTTGGAAATGGGCGCGGGCACATTTCATCCCGCCACCTTCCTTCGTTCGCTCGGTCCGGAGCCCTGGCGCGCGGCCTATCCGCAAGCCTGCCGCCGCCCGACCGATGGCCGCTACGGTGAAAACCCCAACCGCATGCAGCATTACTACCAGTACCAGGTGGTGCTGAAGCCGGCGCCGGATGACATTCAAGGCCTCTATCTTGAAAGTCTCAAGCAGCTCGGCATCGATCCAAAAAAGCACGATATCCGGTTTGTGCAGGACGATTGGGAATCGCCCACGCTGGGCGCTTGGGGATTGGGCTGGGAAGTCCGGCTCGACGGCATGGAGATTACCCAATTTACGTATTTCCAGGAGATCGGCGGGATCCCGCTCAATCCGATCACCGGCGAAATCACCTATGGGACCGAGCGCATCGCCATGTATCTGCAGCAGGTGGACAATGTGTATGACCTGCAGTGGACCGACGGCGTGACCTACGGCGACGTGCACCACCGGAGCGAAGTGGAGTTTTCGCGCTACAACTTTGAAGAGGGCGAGGTGCCCATGCTGATGGCCACCTTCCAGGCCTTCGAAGGGGAATGTCAGCGTCTGCTGGACAAGAAGTTGACCTTGCCAGCCTACGATTACTGCATCAAGACCTCGCACATGTTTAATCTGTTGGATGCGCGCGGGGCGATCAGCGTCACCGAGCGAACGTCCTACATCGCCAGGGTGCGGGCGCTGGCGCGGCGCTGTGCGGAATCGTATGTGGCCGACCGGGAGGCCATGGGCCATCCGTTGATCAAGCAACCGGCTCGGACAGGTAAGGGAGCCACCAACCGTTCACCGGTCACCACCAAGTAG
- a CDS encoding glycine--tRNA ligase subunit beta translates to MPSKKTKTKTKTVSRTKKPASASRAKTPATTELLLEIGTEELPYQFVAPALRALQQGAETLLKDSRLTYAAVRTMGTPRRLVLLVEGLAAQQASAVKEAMGPSKAVAFDQSGQPTRAAIGFAAGQGVPVESLEVRQTPKGDYLFAVKQEKGQAVAAVLTQALPQLLAKLSFPKAMHWNQTGVRFARPVRWLVALCGGKVLPIQFATIKVGNFSQGHRVLGAKVSSPKGFAVTSIAHYFKETERHSVIVDQDRRRAMILEQLAAMAKSARGHVHQDDELLEQAVYMVECPLTILGAFKPHYLALPKEILMTSMKEHQGYFSLVDSKGALLPNFLAVTNMKLANMQLIREGNERVLAARLADAKFFFDEDRKTSLADRVAKQLAVTFHQKLGSLHQKTQRVVAMAAHLAGQLGADQLVHDCRRAAELSKADLLTGIVGEFPTLQGIMGGEYAKHDGESATVSAAIREQYLPRAMEGELPESLAGKVLSLADRLDSIAGFFLVGLVPSGSEDPFALRRHATAIVRILIESRLRLNLAQAVRAAQQGLADQHVTAAPPPAKGGAPDVIGFLFERVRFYGKSAHQLRDDVMEAVLKSADRQSIDLTDLFDKMKALQQITARAEFDPLIVGFKRAHRLTEKEQWDRKPVESGLFREPAESALHETVQTSHAAYAAAMRSGEYGQALDVLVRMKGPIDDFFNAVMVNADDPAVRGNRLSLLKAVDDLFMSFADFSQIMVQGT, encoded by the coding sequence ATGCCATCCAAAAAAACCAAGACCAAGACCAAGACCGTTTCACGCACGAAAAAGCCTGCCTCTGCCTCACGCGCCAAGACTCCGGCCACGACGGAATTGCTGCTCGAAATCGGGACGGAGGAGTTGCCCTATCAGTTCGTCGCCCCGGCCTTGCGCGCCTTGCAGCAGGGGGCGGAGACGTTGTTGAAAGATTCGCGTCTCACCTATGCGGCTGTCCGCACGATGGGGACACCGCGGCGGCTCGTGTTGTTGGTCGAAGGACTGGCGGCGCAGCAGGCCTCCGCCGTGAAAGAAGCCATGGGGCCGTCAAAGGCCGTGGCTTTCGATCAGTCGGGGCAGCCGACGAGAGCGGCTATCGGGTTTGCAGCTGGCCAGGGTGTGCCGGTTGAGTCGCTGGAAGTGCGGCAGACGCCCAAAGGCGACTATCTGTTTGCGGTGAAGCAGGAGAAAGGGCAGGCGGTGGCTGCGGTCCTGACGCAGGCCTTGCCGCAGTTGTTGGCCAAGTTGTCGTTCCCTAAGGCCATGCATTGGAACCAAACTGGGGTGCGCTTTGCCCGGCCGGTGCGTTGGCTGGTGGCGCTGTGCGGCGGTAAGGTCCTGCCGATTCAGTTCGCAACGATCAAGGTCGGCAATTTCAGCCAGGGGCATCGAGTACTGGGTGCGAAGGTGTCCAGCCCCAAGGGCTTTGCCGTCACATCCATCGCGCACTATTTCAAAGAGACCGAACGCCACAGCGTCATTGTCGATCAGGATCGCCGGCGGGCCATGATCCTCGAGCAACTGGCCGCAATGGCCAAGTCCGCTCGCGGGCATGTGCATCAGGACGATGAGCTGCTCGAGCAGGCGGTCTACATGGTGGAATGCCCGCTGACGATTCTCGGCGCCTTTAAGCCGCACTACCTCGCGCTCCCGAAAGAAATTCTGATGACCTCCATGAAAGAGCACCAGGGGTATTTCTCTCTCGTGGACTCCAAGGGCGCGTTGTTGCCGAACTTCCTGGCGGTCACGAATATGAAGTTGGCGAATATGCAGTTGATCCGTGAGGGCAACGAGCGGGTCCTGGCTGCGCGCTTGGCCGATGCGAAGTTTTTCTTCGACGAGGATCGCAAGACCTCGTTGGCAGATCGCGTGGCGAAACAACTCGCGGTCACATTCCATCAAAAACTCGGCAGTCTCCATCAGAAGACGCAGCGCGTGGTGGCGATGGCGGCGCATCTCGCCGGGCAGCTTGGTGCTGATCAATTGGTTCACGACTGCCGGCGCGCGGCGGAACTCAGCAAGGCTGATCTATTGACGGGCATCGTCGGCGAGTTTCCGACGTTGCAGGGAATCATGGGCGGGGAGTATGCGAAGCATGACGGGGAGTCGGCGACGGTCAGCGCAGCGATTCGCGAGCAGTACCTGCCTCGCGCCATGGAAGGCGAACTGCCGGAGTCGCTGGCTGGGAAGGTGCTCTCCCTTGCCGATCGATTAGACAGTATCGCCGGATTCTTCCTGGTCGGCCTGGTTCCGAGCGGCTCCGAAGATCCCTTCGCTCTCAGACGCCACGCCACGGCGATTGTGCGTATTCTCATCGAGAGCCGGTTGCGGCTCAATCTCGCGCAAGCCGTGCGGGCGGCACAACAAGGGTTGGCCGATCAGCATGTGACCGCTGCGCCTCCGCCGGCCAAAGGCGGGGCGCCGGACGTGATTGGCTTTCTCTTTGAACGGGTCCGCTTCTACGGAAAAAGTGCGCACCAACTGCGGGACGATGTGATGGAGGCCGTCCTGAAATCGGCTGACCGCCAGTCCATCGATCTCACCGACCTCTTCGACAAGATGAAGGCGCTCCAGCAAATCACCGCGCGCGCCGAATTTGATCCGCTCATCGTTGGGTTTAAACGGGCGCATCGGTTGACCGAAAAGGAGCAGTGGGATCGTAAGCCGGTGGAATCCGGGTTATTTCGGGAACCTGCCGAGTCTGCGTTACATGAGACGGTGCAAACGAGTCATGCGGCCTATGCGGCGGCCATGCGCAGCGGAGAATACGGGCAGGCCTTGGATGTGCTGGTTCGGATGAAGGGTCCGATCGACGACTTTTTCAATGCGGTGATGGTCAATGCCGACGACCCCGCCGTGCGCGGAAACCGGCTGTCGCTCTTGAAAGCGGTCGATGATTTGTTCATGTCATTCGCTGATTTCTCCCAGATTATGGTACAAGGGACGTAG
- a CDS encoding sulfate ABC transporter substrate-binding protein: protein MLTVIASSGLFTFPPASSHAAETRDLILAAYSVPKEAYERHIIPAFQRYWKQKTGQDVRVRSSYGASGAQARAIIGGFDADVAVLSLEGDVDQITKAGLITHDWRKAPHGGMISASVVALGVRKGNPKGVKGWEDAARPGVEVLYPNPKTSGGAMWDVIAIYGAGLKLAEQRAGKPVAPEAAASQAVDLLTRIQRNVKVMDKSGRESVTTFERGVGDVIVTYENELLPRVKGGRPYELIVPAETVWIENPAAVVDAYADRHKAKDLAEAFVAFLHGPEAQAAFIELGFRPLDRTAQAPAAATGLPQPARLFTIADLGGWEQVSTKLFGAQGVWTKIVEDVSKK from the coding sequence ATGCTGACCGTCATCGCGTCCTCGGGTCTGTTCACGTTCCCGCCTGCATCAAGCCACGCAGCCGAGACGCGTGACCTGATTCTGGCGGCCTATAGCGTGCCCAAGGAAGCCTATGAGCGGCACATCATTCCCGCCTTCCAACGGTATTGGAAACAGAAGACGGGGCAGGATGTCCGCGTGCGCAGTTCCTACGGTGCCTCCGGCGCACAGGCCCGCGCTATCATCGGCGGATTCGATGCGGATGTTGCCGTACTCTCGCTGGAAGGCGATGTCGATCAAATCACCAAAGCCGGCCTGATTACGCATGACTGGCGGAAAGCCCCGCACGGGGGCATGATCTCCGCCTCGGTCGTCGCGCTTGGCGTCCGGAAAGGCAACCCCAAAGGCGTGAAGGGCTGGGAAGACGCGGCGCGGCCCGGCGTTGAAGTTTTGTATCCCAATCCCAAAACCTCCGGCGGCGCGATGTGGGATGTGATCGCGATTTATGGCGCAGGGCTGAAACTGGCCGAACAACGGGCGGGAAAACCGGTGGCTCCGGAAGCGGCGGCGTCGCAAGCAGTCGACTTGCTCACGCGCATTCAACGCAACGTGAAGGTGATGGACAAAAGCGGCCGGGAATCGGTCACGACGTTCGAGCGCGGCGTCGGCGATGTAATCGTGACCTATGAAAACGAATTGTTGCCGCGCGTGAAGGGCGGACGCCCCTACGAACTCATCGTGCCGGCTGAAACCGTGTGGATCGAAAACCCGGCAGCGGTGGTCGATGCCTATGCCGATCGGCACAAGGCCAAGGATCTGGCCGAGGCATTTGTCGCCTTCCTGCATGGACCGGAGGCGCAGGCCGCGTTCATCGAGTTGGGGTTCCGCCCCTTGGATCGAACCGCACAGGCTCCGGCCGCCGCAACCGGGCTCCCGCAACCGGCTAGACTCTTTACGATCGCGGATCTCGGCGGATGGGAGCAGGTCAGCACCAAGCTCTTCGGTGCACAGGGCGTGTGGACGAAGATTGTCGAAGACGTGTCAAAGAAATAG
- the cysT gene encoding sulfate ABC transporter permease subunit CysT, translating into MTSHLLVRVALRSAAVGYVLLLIFLPLATLTQQSITSGWDRFIQDLSAPQASAALWLTIETSAIATAINAVFGTLSALVLVRYEFPGRWLLNALVDLPFAIPTLVAGLMIAAIYGPTSVIGTWLQQGGLTVLYNQPGIILAMLFVTMPFTIRSLQPVLMGLERDQEEAAFTLGASPWTTFWKVTVPSVLPGLLTGVFLTFVRALGEFGSIVIVAGNIPMKTQVASVYVYGEIESYNPQAATSVSVLILLISFVVLLLLERLTRRPGERLPKLFRWSNQYDQPDHDSAPATAAR; encoded by the coding sequence TTGACCTCGCATCTCTTAGTCCGTGTGGCACTGCGGTCCGCAGCAGTGGGATATGTCCTGCTGCTGATTTTTCTTCCGCTAGCCACCCTGACGCAGCAATCCATTACCTCGGGATGGGACCGCTTCATTCAGGATCTATCCGCCCCTCAAGCGTCGGCCGCGCTCTGGCTCACCATTGAGACATCCGCGATTGCCACCGCCATCAATGCGGTCTTCGGCACCCTCTCGGCGCTTGTCTTGGTCCGTTATGAATTCCCCGGCCGCTGGCTCTTGAATGCATTGGTCGATCTGCCGTTCGCCATCCCGACCCTCGTCGCGGGATTGATGATTGCCGCCATCTATGGCCCGACCAGCGTGATCGGAACCTGGCTTCAACAGGGTGGCCTGACAGTGCTGTATAACCAGCCCGGCATCATTCTGGCCATGCTGTTTGTCACCATGCCGTTTACGATTCGCTCGCTCCAGCCGGTGTTGATGGGGCTGGAGCGCGATCAGGAGGAAGCGGCATTCACCCTCGGAGCGAGTCCCTGGACGACTTTCTGGAAGGTGACGGTTCCCTCGGTCCTGCCAGGCTTGCTGACCGGCGTGTTCCTCACCTTCGTGCGCGCACTCGGCGAATTCGGCTCCATCGTGATCGTGGCGGGCAATATCCCGATGAAGACCCAGGTGGCGTCGGTGTACGTCTACGGAGAAATCGAAAGCTACAATCCCCAGGCGGCGACCTCCGTCTCGGTGTTGATTCTGCTCATTTCGTTTGTCGTGCTGCTGCTCTTGGAACGGTTGACCCGGCGTCCCGGTGAACGGTTACCCAAACTGTTTCGCTGGTCGAACCAATATGACCAGCCGGACCACGATTCGGCACCGGCGACGGCTGCGCGCTAA